Proteins from a single region of Antechinus flavipes isolate AdamAnt ecotype Samford, QLD, Australia chromosome 2, AdamAnt_v2, whole genome shotgun sequence:
- the LOC127546498 gene encoding XK-related protein 6-like, which translates to MSSDDIRRKKPKHSRRAPWGTDSPLPPQLLIAREHGRRHREALVGSFRYEREDGTVGALLWAKAGFPPNRNQTPGSPGGCEAAGSCSSRFLTAHRPSISPPRLLIRSGEGSLEEIPVLAARIGRSRLSWQGKQSQLSELCLDLSWGTHQATSMKRGREDSGERGHHRVEKDQAENQALLSSPGPKYECLLLALFKANMDLIQKDVRYFGSWSRYIRTMYLGIQSQRQKEHQRRFYWAMMYEYADVNMLRLLETFLESAPQLVLQLCIMIQKNSAETLPCVSSVTSLMSLAWVLASYHKLLRDSRDDKKSMSYRGALIHLFWRLFTISSRVISFALFASIFQLYFGIFVVVHWCAMAFWIIHGGTDFCMSKWEEILFNMVVGIVYIFCWFNVKEGRTRYRMFAYYTVVLTENAALTFLWYFYRNPETTDSYAVPALCCVFLSFVAGIALMLLYYGVLHPMGPRAKIFASSCCAELLWGIPLPPDVEPMAPQTPGYRGTQVTPTRAVTEQQEDLTADTCLPVFQVRPMGPSTPSGRPYHPEGPLIKIDMPRKRYPAWDAHFVDRRLRRTINILQYVTPTAVGIRYRDGPLLYELLQYESSL; encoded by the exons ATGTCCTCGGATGACATCcggaggaaaaaaccaaaacactcTCGCAGGGCTCCTTGGGGGACGGACTCGCCTCTTCCTCCCCAGCTTCTTATTGCCCGGGAACACGGGCGTAGACACAGGGAAGCACTCGTGGGTTCTTTTCGGTATGAGAGGGAGGATGGCACTGTGGGAGCGCTGCTGTGGGCTAAGGCGGGGTTCCCGCCGAATAGAAACCAGACCCCAGGGAGCCCTGGGGGCTGTGAAGCTGCCGGAAGCTGCTCCAGCCGATTCCTCACAGCCCACCGACCCTCAATCAGCCCGCCCCGTTTATTGATCAGGTCCGGTGAGGGAAGCCTGGAAGAGATCCCAGTCCTAGCAGCTAGGATCGGCCGGTCTAGGCTCAGCTGGCAGGGAAAACAAAGCCAGCTCTCTGAGCTGTGCTTAGACCTAAGCTGGGGTACCCATCAAGCAACAAGcatgaaaaggggaagggaggacaGCGGAGAGAGGGGACATCACAGAGTGGAAAAGGACCAGGCCGAGAATCAG GCATTGCTGTCCAGTCCTGGGCCCAAGTATGAATGCCTTTTATTAGCACTCTTCAAAGCCAATATGGATCTGATTCAGAAAGATGTCAGATACTTTGGGAGTTGGTCTAG GTATATTCGTACGATGTACCTGGGGATTCAGAGCCAGCGGCAGAAGGAACACCAGCGACGCTTTTATTGGGCTATGATGTACGAATATGCAGATGTCAATATGTTACGCCTCCTGGAGACCTTCCTGGAGAGCGCCCCACAACTGGTGCTACAGCTCTGTATAATGATTCAAAAGAACAGCGCTGAAACGCTGCCCT GTGTCTCCTCTGTGACCTCCCTGATGTCCCTGGCTTGGGTGCTAGCCTCCTATCACAAGCTTCTCCGGGACTCCAGGGATGACAAGAAGAGCATGAGCTACCGAGGGGCCCTCATCCATCTCTTCTGGCGGCTCTTCACCATCTCATCCAGAGTTATCTCCTTTGCCCTCTTTGCTTCCATCTTCCAGCTCTACTTTGGGATCTTTGTCGTGGTTCACTGGTGTGCCATGGCCTTCTGGATCATCCATGGCGGGACAGACTTCTGCATGTCCAAGTGGGAGGAGATCCTCTTCAACATGGTGGTAGGGATTGTGTACATTTTCTGCTGGTTTAACGTCAAGGAAGGGCGGACTCGATATCGAATGTTTGCATATTACACTGTAGTCTTGACAGAGAATGCTGCCTTGACGTTCCTTTGGTATTTTTACAGAAATCCCGAGACCACTGACTCCTATGCCGTGCCAGCACTGTGTTGTGTCTTTCTTAGCTTTGTGGCTGGGATAGCCCTGATGCTCTTATATTATGGTGTGTTGCATCCCATGGGGCCACGAGCTAAGATCTTTGCCAGCTCCTGTTGCGCCGAGCTGCTCTGGGGCATCCCTTTGCCCCCCGACGTTGAGCCCATGGCGCCTCAGACCCCTGGGTACCGGGGGACCCAGGTCACGCCCACCAGAGCCGTCACGGAACAACAGGAGGATCTCACGGCTGACACTTGCTTGCCCGTTTTTCAAGTGAGACCCATGGGGCCTTCCACCCCGTCGGGGCGTCCTTACCATCCAGAAGGGCCCCTCATTAAGATTGACATGCCCAGAAAGAGATACCCTGCATGGGATGCCCATTTTGTAGACAGGAGATTGAGAAGGACTATCAACATTCTGCAGTATGTCACTCCCACAGCTGTAGGCATTCGGTATCGAGATGGACCGCTCCTCTATGAGTTGTTACAGTATGAGTCTTCACTTTAA